TTTTTGGAGGGCCTTGATTTTTTCCCTTAATTTGTCAGCATCATTTTCTGCCTTGGTTAGGTTTATTATCTCTGCGTCCTTTTCTTGGAGGAGGATTTTTAAATCTTTTAGTTCTTCTTTTTTCTCCTCAAGATCGGTCTTGTAGGTTCCGTATTCGTTTTTAAAGGTTTCTAGTTCATCTTTTAAGGCTGGAAAATTTTCTATAGCCTCTTTATTTTCCTCGTAATATTGCCTAAAGGATTCCTTATCCTTAAAATATTCATCAGCTATATTAAGACTAGCCAAAATAAGCTGCCTATCAAAAGTGAGCTTATCAGATTTTACATCTTTAATCTTGCCGTCAACATAAGCTGCTATTTTTTCTATACTCTCTTTTGATTCTTTGGTTACAAGAGGATATTTTACACCGTCAATTTTAACTTCAAGTCTAAGTTCGCTCACTTTTTTCTCCTATCCACGTAATACTATGTTTTTCGCCTTTAATTCTTCAAGGATACTTTCTTCCACACCCTTGATATCTTCTTCCTTTAGGGTCCTGTCGGCTTTTCTATACCAAACCCTATAAGAAATTGATTTTTGATCATCGGCAATTCCCTTGCCTGTGTAAATATCAAATAATTCTATCTTGTAAAGAAGGTCACCGGCTTTTTCTTTCATGATATTTTCAATCAATTCTGATTCCACATCCCTGTCAGCAACAAAGGAATAGTCACGTTCTATAGCTGGGAATTTTGGAATTTGCTTATATTTTTTATCAGTAATTCTAGATTGGGCAATCTGGCTTAAGTTGATTTCTAAGATGATTGCACCCTTGTTTATATTATACTCTTCACGCACTTCATAGGAAATCTCGCCAATCACGCCGATTTTTTCGCCGTCAAAGTAGATATCAGCGCACCTACCAGCGTGGAAGGCATAAAGATTTTCGTTTGCCTTGTATGAAAAACCAGTAAAACCTATATTTCTCATAGCTTCTGTAAAGAAATCTTTCATATCATAGAAAGAATAGTCTCCATAAAGACCCATGGTTAGGGTGAGATTTTCTTTTGGAAGCTGATCATTTGTCTTTTCAAAAGTCCTGTCAAGTTCGAAAAATCTCATATCTTTTTGGCCATACTTGATATTTTTTGCGATAACATCAAGCATATTGGCTATTTGAGTTGTCCTCATAACTGAGAAATCTTCGCCAAGTGGGTTTATTAAGCTGATATAGTCCCTAAGTTTTGAATCTTTGGCAATGCCTAACCTGTCATATTCTCTTGGTGAAATGAAAGAATAGGTTGCAAGTTCTGAGAATTTTTGGCCCACAAGTTTGTGTTTTAAATCATCCCTTAGAAGTCTCATTTCTGATCTCTCGCCTTTTTTAAGAGAAGATACAAGTGGTTTTGATTCAATCTTACCCATACCGTAAAGTCTTACAACTTCTTCTATAAGGTCAGCTTCGATAGAAATGTCATTTCTAAAGTAAGGAGCTTTTGCTAAAATAGTGTCTTCGTCTATATCTTTAACTTCAAATTCTAATAATTCTAAGTTTTTGATTGCCTCTTCTTTGGTAAATTTAACACCAGTTAGGGAATTTAACCTAGTTATTCTAAGTTTAACTTCCTTATCGTCATTTTCTTTGATGCCTGCGTCAAAAGACCCGCCGATAATTGTACCTATGCCAAGTTCTTCGATTAATTTCATGACTCTTTTAGAAGCTATCTCAGCAGTTTCAACCGCTACTCCCTTTTCAAAACGAGAACTTGCCTCACTTCTAAGATTGAGTTTCTTGGATGTATCTCTGATATTATCAGCGTCAAAACTTGCCGCCTCTAGGAGGATATTTTTAGTATCATTTGTAATTTCAGAATCAAAACCTCCCATTACTCCTGCAAGACCAATAGCTTCCTTATCATCAGCTATAACAAGCATAGTTGGATCAAGTTTTCTTTCTTCGCCATCAAGGGTTTTAATAACTTCACCCTCTTTAGCATCTCTTACTATAATTTTTTTGCCAGCTAGCCTATCAAGGTCATAGGCATGGAGAGGTTGGCCAGTTTCAAGCATAACAAAGTTTGTAATATCAACGATATTATTAATTGGTCTCACACCTGCAAGCATCAAGTAATTTTGTAGCCATTGAGGAGATTTTTCAATCTTGACATCTTTTACAACTCTTGCGGTAAATCTCAAACATGAATGGCTTTCAACTTCTACCCCATTTGCGTAGTCATTTATATCTTCTCCATTTGTTGAATATTCTAATGAAGGATAAGTGATTTTCTCTCCAAAACTTGCCGCAGTTTCTCTTGCCATACCTATTATAGATAAGCAATCTGACCTGTTTGGAGTGATTTCATATTCTATGACTGGAGTGTTTGAAAAGAGAACTTCTGAAGCTGGTGTTCCTGGTCTAAATTCTCCAGCTAAAACAATTACTCCTTCTCTTAATTCTTTTGGAATTACAGAATCATCATAGCCAAGCTCGCTATAAGCTGTAAGCATGCCTTGGCTTACAATGCCAAAAAAGTCATGGTCTTCGATAAGAGTTCCATTATCCATCTTTGTGCCAGATGTGATTACTGGTAGGAAGTCTCCTTTTTTTGTATTTTTAGCATTTGTTATAATTGTAATTGGCTCATTTTTTCCAACATCAATTGTTAAAACTTTTAATCTGTCTGCATCTGGATGATCTTTTTGTTCTAGGACATGGCCTACAACAATGCCTTCAAGGTCAGATGTATGGATTGTAACTTCTTCTACGTGTGATCCAGTTTCAGAAAGTCTGTCTGTGATTGTTTTTAAATCTTTATCTATTTTTATATAATCTTTTTGCCATATTAAAGGTACTAACATTTTTCCTCCTAAAACTGTTCTATAAATCTCTTGTC
This genomic window from Anaerococcus murdochii contains:
- the pheT gene encoding phenylalanine--tRNA ligase subunit beta; the encoded protein is MLVPLIWQKDYIKIDKDLKTITDRLSETGSHVEEVTIHTSDLEGIVVGHVLEQKDHPDADRLKVLTIDVGKNEPITIITNAKNTKKGDFLPVITSGTKMDNGTLIEDHDFFGIVSQGMLTAYSELGYDDSVIPKELREGVIVLAGEFRPGTPASEVLFSNTPVIEYEITPNRSDCLSIIGMARETAASFGEKITYPSLEYSTNGEDINDYANGVEVESHSCLRFTARVVKDVKIEKSPQWLQNYLMLAGVRPINNIVDITNFVMLETGQPLHAYDLDRLAGKKIIVRDAKEGEVIKTLDGEERKLDPTMLVIADDKEAIGLAGVMGGFDSEITNDTKNILLEAASFDADNIRDTSKKLNLRSEASSRFEKGVAVETAEIASKRVMKLIEELGIGTIIGGSFDAGIKENDDKEVKLRITRLNSLTGVKFTKEEAIKNLELLEFEVKDIDEDTILAKAPYFRNDISIEADLIEEVVRLYGMGKIESKPLVSSLKKGERSEMRLLRDDLKHKLVGQKFSELATYSFISPREYDRLGIAKDSKLRDYISLINPLGEDFSVMRTTQIANMLDVIAKNIKYGQKDMRFFELDRTFEKTNDQLPKENLTLTMGLYGDYSFYDMKDFFTEAMRNIGFTGFSYKANENLYAFHAGRCADIYFDGEKIGVIGEISYEVREEYNINKGAIILEINLSQIAQSRITDKKYKQIPKFPAIERDYSFVADRDVESELIENIMKEKAGDLLYKIELFDIYTGKGIADDQKSISYRVWYRKADRTLKEEDIKGVEESILEELKAKNIVLRG
- the zapA gene encoding cell division protein ZapA; its protein translation is MSELRLEVKIDGVKYPLVTKESKESIEKIAAYVDGKIKDVKSDKLTFDRQLILASLNIADEYFKDKESFRQYYEENKEAIENFPALKDELETFKNEYGTYKTDLEEKKEELKDLKILLQEKDAEIINLTKAENDADKLREKIKALQKQAMDLTKENEILKGKIDD